The Streptomyces rubrogriseus genomic sequence GCGGCGCGTGCCTTGTCGGCGCGGGTTTCGTCGTAGGCGGTTCGCCAGGCCAGCGGCAGGGTGGAGATGGTGCCGTCCGTGACGTCGTCGGGCAGCAGTCCGGCGAGGAGACGGGCCAGGGAGGTGGTGTGTTCGAGGCGTTCGGGGTCGGCCCAGTCCGGCTTGTAGACGCGGTACTTGACCTCTTCGGCGCCGAAGCCCTCGTAGGGGAAGCCGTTGAGGGTGACGACCTCCAGGCCGCGCCGGTCGAGTTCGGTGCGCAGGCCGCGCAGGGCGGCGGGGTCGGTGACCAGGGCGTGGGCGGCGTCGCGGGCGAGCCACAGGCCGATACCGAGGCGGTCGCGGCCCAGGCGTTTGCGGACCGGCTCGCAGTGGTCGCGGAGCTGGGCGAGGACGCCGTCGAGGGTTTCGGCGGGGTGCACGTTGGTGCAGTAGGCGAGGTGGACGGTGGAGCCGTCGGGGTGCCGGAAGCGCATGGCTCACTCCCCGCCGCGCAGGATGGAGTTGCCCTCGTGCGTGGCGTCCCCGGCGGCCACGTCGAGTTCCAGGCGTCCGCTGAGCCCGTAGAAGGCGACCGGGTTGCGCCACAGCACCCGGTCCACGTCGTCCTCGGTGAAGCCCTCGGCGAGCATCAGGTCGCCGACCTTGCGGGTCTTGAGCGGGTCGCTCCTGCCCCAGTCGGCGGCGGAGTTCACCAGGACCTGCTCCGGACCGTACTCGCGCAGCAGGGCGACCATCCGGGCCTCGTCCATCTTGGTGTCCGGATAGACCGAGAAGCCGAGCCAGGCGCCGCTGTCCTTGGCTTCCTTCACGGTGGTCTCGTTGAGGTGGTCGACCAGGACCCGCTCGGTCGGCAGCGCGGACTCCCGGACCGCGTCCAGGGTGCGGCGCAGGCCGGCGAGCTTGTCGCGGTGCGGGGTGTGCACGAGGGCGGGCAGCCCGTGGTCGGCGGCGAGCTGGAGCTGGGTGGCCAGGGCGGTGTCCTCGGCGGGCGTCATCGAGTCGTAGCCGATCTCGCCGACCGCCACCACCCGGTCCTTGACGAGATACCGGGGCAGCTCGTCGAGGACGGGCAGGCACCGGGGGTCGTTCGCCTCCTTCGGGTTCAGCGCGATGGTGCAGTGGTGGGCGATGCCGTACTGGGCGGCGCGGAAGGGTTCCCAGCCGAGCAGGGCGTCGAAGTAGTCACGGAAGGAGTCGGGCGAGGTACGGGGCTGGCCCAGCCAGAAGGACGGCTCGACGAGTGCGCGGACGCCGACCGCGTACATGGCCTCGTAGTCGTCGGTGGTCCGGGAGGTCATGTGGATGTGGGGGTCGAAGATGCGCATCAGGACTCCTTGCCGTGGGGGTCGGCCGTGCCGGGCGCGGGGCGTCCGGACTCGGTCAGGGCCAGGACGCGGTGCAGGTCTTCGGGGACGGTGCGGTCCGCGGCGGTGCGTTCGGCGGCGTAGTCGGCGAGCATCCGGGCGAGTTCGTCGTCGCCGTGTGCCCGGCGGGCGAGGTCCGCGACGCTGTCGACCGCGACGCCCGTGAACAGGCACTTGAGCACGGCGTGCCGCCACTGGTGGGCGTCGAGGTGCCGGGCGGCGTACGGGCCGAGGGCGGCGGCGACGAGCCGGGTGTCGTTGGTGCGCAGGGCGTCCTCGACGAGCGGGAGGGCGTCCGGTCCCGGCACGAGGTGGGGCAGGGCGTGCAGGACGGCGCGGCGTTCGTCGGCGGTGCCCTGGGAGTACACCCGGGTCAGGGCGCCGGTGTCGGCGCGGGCGGCGTGCAGGACGAGGACGCGTGCCGCGTCGGCGTGGGCGGGCCCGCAGCGACGCCCGGCCTCGGCGAGGCGCAGTTCCCACACCGAGATGGGGCCGTGGGTGCCGGGGTGGGCGGCGGCCTCGTCGAGGGCCTGGTCCAGCCAGGCCCGGGCGGCTCCGCCGAGCCGGGTGGCGAGGGCGGCGCGCAGGTCGGCGGGCGGGACGTGGGCGGGGGTGGTGCCCTGGGGGTCCTGCCCGTCGGGGGTGCCGTCCGCGTCCTGGGTGTCGGGGGTGACGTGGGCGGTGTACGGCTGCGTCATGGTGTGGCTCCCTTCAGTGGGTGGCGGAGGGCTCGCCCGAGCGGTTGGTGCGGGGTGGTGCCGGTGCGGCCCGGCGCAGGAACGGGAGGGAGCGTTCGGCGAAGTGGGGACCCGCGTGCGAGTGGCGGGGCAGTTCGACGACGGTCAGGCCCCGGTAGCCGGTGGCGGCGAGGGCCTCGAGGACGGGCGGGAAGTCGATCTCGCCGTCACCGAAGGGGAGGTGTTCGTGGACGCCGCGGCGCATGTCCTCGATCTGCACGTGGCGCAGCCAAGGCGCCGCGGCGCGCACGCAGTCGGCGGGAGGGAGCGGTTCGAGGCACTGGCAGTGGCCGATGTCCAGGGTGAGGCCGAGGTGTTCGGGATCGCCGAGGGCGCCGCGCAGGGTGTGGAAGTCGGCGACGGTGGCGAGCAGGTGCCCCGGTTCGGGTTCCACCGCGAGGGGGACGCCCGCGGTGGCGGCGGCGTCCAGGACCGGCGCGAGGGCGTCGGCCAGCCGCTTCCAGGCCGTGTCCTCGTCCGTGCCGGCCGGGGTGACGCCGCTGAAGCAGTGCACGGCGTGGGCCCCGAGTTCGGCGGCGACGTCGACGGCGCGCAGCAGAAGGCCGGTGCGGCGGGCGCGGTCCTGCGGGTCGGGGTCGAGCAGGGAGGGTCCGTGCTTGCGGCGCGGGTCGAGTACGTAGCGGGCGCCGGTCTCCACGGTGACGCCCAGACCGAGCGTGTCCAGCCGCCGGGCGAGGCGGCGGGTGCGGGCGGCGAGGTCGTCGGCGAGGGGGTCGAGGTGCATGTGGTCGAGGGTCAGGCCGACGCCGTCGTAGCCGAGGTCGGCGAGGAGGGCGAGGGCGTCGTCGAGGCGGAGGTCGGCGAGGCCGTTGGTGCCGTAGCCGAAGCGGAGCGGGTGGGTGGCGGGCCCGTCTCCGGCCCCGTGCGGGCCCTGTTTCGGGTTCCGGCTCACGTGATGCTCACCTTCCTCATGGCGGACCTCTTCGCGAACCGCCGGCCGGCCGGCGCGAGGGCCGCCACCAGGAGGGACGTGGCACTCGCACCGGAGCGGGCGGCGAGCGCGGCCTGGAGCGGGATCGTGGCCCGGATGCCGCCGCCCACGGCGCGTTGGGTGAGCGGGGGTGAGGGGTTGAGCGCGGCGTGGAAGTAGGGGCGGGCGGCCGTCGCGGCGTAGGCGGCGCCCAGGGCGGCCGCGAGGGCGTCGGTGACGGCGGGTGCCGGGGTGGAGCCCGACAGGCCGGGGCGGCTGCTGCCCGCCGGCCTGCCGGGAGTCGGGTGCGGCGCCGGGCGACCAGGCCGGTCAGTGCCCCCGCCGTCGCGAGGGCGGCGAGCGGGGCCAGCACGGAACCGCCGGTGGTCTCCCGGCGGGAGACGGCGGTGACCGCGAGGGTGTGGCTGCCGAGCAGGGCGGCGGAGGGCAGCGCGGCACGGGTGCCGCCGCCGGTGGCGGCCGCGCCCAGGAGCAGGTCCAGTCCGCGGGCGGCCGCCATGGCCGCGGGGCTAGCCGGGGTGCGCTTCAGGGCCAGGTCGTAGGCCCAGACGGTGGCCGCCAGCGGCGCCGCGACCGCGAGGGCGGGACGTCCCGCACCGGCCGCCAGCGCCAGGCTGGCGCCGGTGAGCACCCCGGCGGCGGTGAGGGCGGCCGCGGGGCGGATACGGCCGGACGGGAGGGGCGGTGCGGGCGTTCCGCGGCGTCCTCCGCACGGTCCGCCCAGTCGTTGAGGGCCATGCCGGCCTCGTACAGGCACAGGGAGGAGCCGATGGCGAGCAGGGTGCGGGGCCCGGGGCGCGCGCTGGCCGCGGCCGCGCCCGCCAGGGCGTCGCCCGGGACGGTGAACAGGGCGGGCAGGCGTAGGAGTTCGGCCCAGGCGCCGAGGCGGGCGGAGGGCGTGCGGGGTGTGCGCGGCTCGGGACGACCGGAGGGCGGTGGGGTGGCCCGGGAGCCGGGGGCGTCGGCCTGCGGTGCTCCGGGCTCCCGTGCGGTCGTCACCCGGTCCGTGGCGACGGTGCGGTTCATCGCCGCGCCCCGCGTTCGTCGGCGGCGGCCGAGCCGGGGGCGGCGCCGTCGGCCAGCCGTCCGGCGAAGCGTTTCAGCTCCGTGTACTGCTCCGCCAGGGCCGACGGGCCGTCCCCCACCGGGTCCTTGAAGAAGAAGCCCAGTTCACCCAGGGGGCCGGACAGGCCCCGCTGGTGGGCGCGGGCGATCAGGCGGGCCAGGTCCAGGACGAGCGGCGCGGCGAGGGACGAGTCGCAGCCCTGCCAGGTGGTCTGGAGGAACATGCGGGCGCCGAGGAAGCCGTCGAAGGCGATGTGGTCCCAAGCGGTCTTCCAGTCGCCGAGCGCGGGCACGTCGTCGATGTGGACCTCGCCCTCGACAGGGGCGCCGAGGGTGTCGGCCAGCACACGTTCCTTGCCGGCGTTCTTCGCCGCGGCGGCCGCCGGGTCGGCGAGGGCGGCCCCGTCGCCCCCGCCCAGGAGGTTGGTGCCGGACCAGGCACGCACGGCCAGCGCCCGCTGCGCGAACATCGGGCCGAGCACCGAGCGCAGCAGGGTCTGCCCGGTCTTGCCGTCGCGGCCCGCGTAGGGCAGGCCGCTCGCCTCGGCCGGTGCGGACAGCGCCGGGTGGTGCAGGCCGGTCGACGGAGTGAAGTTGACGTAGGGGCAGCCGGCCCGCAGGGCGGCGGCCGCGTACAGCGAGCTGGCGGGGAGCGCGCCCCCGGCGGGCGCGGGTTCGGTGGAGGCCACGTTCACCACCACCGTCCGGTCCACGCCCGAGCGACGCGCGAAGTCGGTGATGTCGGCGGCGAACGCGGCGACCAGCTCCTCCTCGTCGCGGGTGTCGCCGGGCAGGGGTCCGCCGGGGCGGATCTCGCGGTCGGCCGCGGCCAGTTCCGCGTGCACGGCCGAGGGCAGTCCGTGCGGCAGCACGCCACCGGCGGCCAGGGCCTCGGCCCGCTTGGGCAGGGGGCAGTCCACGGTGTCGTGACCGCCGAAGACGAGGGAGGGGAGCGCAGGGAGACCCGCGTCGGCGAAGTCGGGGGTCTCGGTGACCATGCCGGTCGGCGGGTGCAGTCCCGCGGTCACGGCGGCGCAGCCCGCCACCACCGTGGTGGCGACGGAGCCGCGGGCTCCGATCAGCCAGACACCGGTACGGGAGCCACGGGAGGAAGCAGAGGGGGACGCGGACATGGGCAGCCTCCTTGTCGAGCGCGTCGGGCACACACGAGCGGTGGTACAGCCGGGGAAGTACGGCCGGTGGTGGTACGGCCGGGGTGTTCCGTTCGGGGGTCGGGGTGACGGCGGGCGGAGGTCCGGCGTCCTCCGCCCGCCGCCGTTCCGGTCGCCCCTGAGGGGGCGCCTCCCTCGGGAGGTGACCCCTCAGGGGCGGGTTAGCCCTAGGAGGGCAGTTCCTTGAGCTGGATGTTGCGGAAGGAGACCTGATCGTCGGCGCCGTGGTTCTGCAGGCCGATGTAGCCGTCGGTCAGGCTCCGCTCGGGGTCCTTGTTGGTGAAGTCGTTGATCTTGACTCCGTTGAGGAACACCTGGAGGCGTTCGCCCTGGACCTTGATCTCGTAGGAGTTCCACTGGCCGGGCGGCCGCAGAACCTGGTCACGGGCCTTGATGTTCGCCGCCTTGAAGGTGTAGATCGCACCGGTGGTGCGGTCCACGGCGTCCGTGGCGTCGATCTGGATCTCGTAGCCCTTGTTGACGGCGGACCAGGGGTCGTCGGAGGCCGGGAAGCCCACGAAGACGCCGGAGTTGTCGTCGCCCCGCATCTTCCAGTCGAGCTTGAGGGAGTACGACTTCAGTTCCTTGGCCTGGTACCAGAGCAGACCCATGCCGCCCTCGGACTCCAGGACGCCGTCCTTGACGTTGAACTTTCCGGGGCCGGCCTGCTTCCAGCCTTCCAGCGTCTGGCCGTTGAAGATGTCCCGGTAGCCCTTGCCGGGCTTGCAGTTCGCCTTGACCTGACCGGTGGCGTACTGCATGCCGCCGAGCAGGTGGCCGCGGAAGGTCTCGTCCGCGTAGGACTCCTTGGTGTGGCCGAGGCCGGTGTAGAAGGAGCGGCCGCCGCCGTAGGTCTGGCACCAGGCGATCGGGTGGTCGCCCTTCATGTTCCCGCCCTGGTAGGTGGTCTCGTCGAGGGTGGCGAGGACCTTGGCCTGTTCGCGCGGGTTGGTGCGGTAGTTGTACAGCTCGTCGGTGTGCTCCCAGGTGTCGTCCAGGTGCGCGGTGGCCGGGTGGTCGTGGTCCTCGACGCGGACGGTGGCCTTCTGGATGGCCGGGTGCGAGTCGAAGTAGGCGCCGACGAGGCCGCCGTAGAACTCCCAGTCGTACTCGGTGTCGGCGGCGGCGTGGATGCCCATGTAGCCGCCGCCGTTCTTGACGTAGTTCTCGAACGCCTTCTGCTGATCGGCGTTGAGTACGTCACCGGTGGTGGACAGGAAGGCGACCGCGTCGTACTTGGCGAGGTTGGCCGTGGTGAACTGTCCGGCCTCCTCGGTCGCGGTGACCGAGATGCCGGCCGGGGTGCCCAGCTCCTTCAGGGCGGCGATGCCCGCCGGGATGGAGTCGTGGCGGAAGCCCGCGGTCTTGGAGAAGACCAGGACCTTCTTGCCGGCCTTGAACGGCTCCGTGGAGAACTCGAAGTCGTCGATGTCGAACAGCGCGCCCTCGCCGCCCCTGAAGACCAGGTAGACGTCGGTGGTCTTCTTGGGCAGGGCCCGCAGCGGCACGTCGACGTTCTGGAAGGTCTCCCAGCTGCCGGTCGGCGGGATGTACGCCGAGCCGTGCAGCGGACCGGTGGGCGAGCCGGTGCGGACCTCGATGTAGCCGCCGGCGCCGCCGGAGGAGGCCCGTACGGTCAGCTTCTTCTGCCCGTCGAACTTGTAGGGGCTGAAGGAGATCCAGTCGCCGTCGTTGATGTCGCCGACGGTCTTGCCGCCGTTGGCGCCGGTCTTGTCGATCGGCGACACGCCCTGCTGGGTGCTGAAGTGCTCGGCCTGGCGGTGCGGGGGCTGGATCACGGTGCGGGCGGTGCCGGTCAGGGCCTCCTGGCCGTTCGCCCCGCCGTCGGTGTAGCTGGCGCCGACGACGCCGTAGATGTTGGCGTTGGGGTCGTGGCCGCCGTCGCCCGGCGGCGGGTTCAGGGTGCCCTCACAGCCCATCTCGCTGGTCAGCTCGTGGGCGTGGGAGTCGTGGCCGAGGCTGTAGGCGACCTTGACCCTGGAGCAGTCGACGGTCTCCTCGGGGTCGGTGACCTTCACCTTGAAGGGGATGGGCTGCCCCATGGGGAGCAGGGTGCCGTTGCCGGGGGTCTCGATGACCACCTTGGGCTCGGTGTTGCCGACCACGATGCGGACGCTGGCGTTGCCGGTGTTGCCCTCGGGGTCCTTGGCGGTGAAGGTCGCGGTGTAGGTGCCGACCTTCTTGTACTTGTGGGTGGGCGTGAGGCCCTCGCCCTTGGTGCCGTCGCCGAAGTCCCAGCTGTAGGTGAGGTCCGGGGAGTCGGCGTCCTTGGCGGTGGCGGTGAAGGCGACCTTCAGTCCGGCCGCGCCGGAGGTCTTGTCCGCGCTCACCTCGGCGATCGGGGAGAAGCCGTCCGCGGCGTTCTCGATCCGGTACAGGGCGGAGTCCTTGTCGCCCTGGAACCAGGACAGGCCGTAGTCCAGGACGTAGAGCGCGCCGTCGGGGCCGAACTCCATGTCCATGATCTGGGTGCCGGTCCACGGGAAGTCGTTGATCTTCGCGACCGCGCCGTCCTCGGTCTGCTCGATCCGCTTGATCCAGCGGCGGCCGAACTCTCCCGCGAAGAAGTCCCCGTCGTACTCCTCGGGGAACTTCACGCTGGAGTCGAGGTCCGGGTCGTAGCGGTAGACCGGGCCGCCCATCGGGGACTCGGAGCCGCTGCCGAACTCGGGCACGGAGTCGTCGTCGTAGGGGATCCACGCGGCCTGCGCCGGCGGCAGGTCGGTGAGACCGGTGTTGTGCGGCGAGGTGTTCTTCGGGGCCGCGCAGTCGAAGGTCTCGCCGGAGGTCTTGGTGGCGAAGTCGTAGTCGACGTACGGGTCGTTGTCGCCGGTGCAGAAGGGCCAGCCGAAGTTGGCGGCCTTGGTGACCTTGGCGAACTCGACCTGTCCGGCCGGACCGCGCTTCGGGTCGGCGGCGCCGGCGTCGGGGCCGTAGTCGCCGACGTAGACCGTGCCGGTCTTCTTGTCGACGCTGATCCGGAACGGGTTGCGGAAGCCCATCGCGTAGATCTCGGGCCGGGTCTTCTCGGTGCCGGGCTCGAAGAGGTTGCCCTCCGGGATGGTGTACGAGCCGTCCTCGGCGACCTTGATGCGCAGCAGCTTGCCGCGCAGGTCGTTGGTGTTGCCGGCGCTGCGGCGGGCGTCGAAGGCCGGGTTGCGGTCGGCGCGCTCGTCGATCGGCGTGTAGCCGTCGGAGGCGAACGGGTTGGTGTCGTCGCCGGTGGAGAGGTAGAGGTTGCCCTCGGCGTCGAAGGCGATGTCGCCGCCGACGTGGCAGCAGGTGCCGCGGGAGGCCGCGACGTCCAGGACCTTCTTCTCGCTGGCCATGTTCAGCGTGCCGTTGGCGTTCAGGACGAAGCGGGAGAGGCGGTTGACTCCGTCGAACGGCTTGAAGTCCTCGGCGGTGCCGTTCTCCGGGGCGTCGCCCGCGGGGGTGTCGAGCGGCGGGGCGTAGTAGAGGTAGATCGCCCGGTTGTTCTCGAAGTCCGGGTCGATGCCTACGCCTTGGAGGCCCTCCTCGTCGTGGTTGTAGACGGGGATCTTGCCGGCCACCTTGGTGACGCCGCCCTGGTCGGTCAGGCGCAGTGTGCCGTCGCGGGCGGTGTGCAGGACGCTGCGGTCCGGGAGCACCGCGAGCGACATCGGCTCGCCCATCTCGGGCTCGCCCTTGGCGAGCGGTACCTGCTGGAACTGCCCCTCGGCGGCGGCCGCCGTCTCGTCGTGCTCCGGGTGGCCCGGATGGGCGCCGGCGACGGTCGCCGGGGTGCCCACGGCCAGCAGCAGGCCGGTGAACAGGGCGAGGGTGGTGCGAAGCCTGGGGCGCCTCGCGGTGCTGGTGCTTTTGAGTCTGGTTCTGTGCACGAAGTCCCTCCGGGAACGGGTGGGCCGTACGGGATGGGTGCGAAGACGTGCGATGCGGGCGCCGGGGTGCGCCGTCACCCCGGAGGCGTGAGTGTCCTGAACACTTCAGGGACGGTAACCGCGTTCTTCCGGGGCGAACACCCCTTGGACCGGAGCTGGTTGAACTTTTTCCCAACTCAGGACAAAGCGGGATTCGGGCAGGCCGGACCGGGGACCGGCGGGTGGTCCGGTCCCCGTCCCGGCCTGCGGTCGGGCGCGAGCGGATCAGCTGAGGGAGAGGTGCGGATCAGCTGTTGAAGGCCGCGTCGAAGGACGCGCTGGGCGGCTCGAAGTCGAAGGCCTTGAGCCGGGTGAGGGCCTCGGGCGCGCCTTGCAGCCGGTCCATGCCGGCGTCCTCCCATTCGACGGAGACGGGCCCCTGGTAGTCGATGGAGCGCAGCATGCGGAAGACGTCCTCCCAGGGGACGTCGCCGTGCCCGGCCGACACGAAGTCCCAGCCGCGCCGCGGGTCGCCCCACGGCAGGTGGGAGCCGAGCCGCCCGTTGCGGCCGTCCAGGCGCTTGCGGGCCTCCTTGCAGTCGACGTGGTAGATGCGGTCGCGGAAGTCCCACAGGAAGCCGACGGGGTCGAGGTCCTGCCAGACGAAGTGGGAGGGGTCGAAGTTGAGGCCGAAGGCGGGCCGGTGGCCGACCGCCTCCAGGGCCCGCTGCGTGGTCCAGTAGTCGTAGGCGATCTCGCTGGGGTGCACCTCGTGGGCGAACCGCACGCCCTCGGCGTCGAAGACGTCCAGGATCGGGTTCCAGCGGTCCGCGAAGTCCTGGTAGCCGCGCTCGATCATGGACTCGGGCGCCGGCGGGAACATGGCGACCAGGTGCCAGATCGCCGAGCCGGTGAAGCCGATGACGGTGTCGACGCCGAGCCGGGCGGCGGCGCGCGCGGTGTCCTTGATCTCGGCGGCGGCGCGCTGCCGTACGCCCTCCGCGTCGCCGTCGCCCCAGATGCGGGCGGGCAGGATGGCCTCGTGGCGCTCGTCGATGATGGCGTCGCAGACGGCCTGGCCGACCAGGTGGTTGGAGATGGCCCAGCACTTGAGGCCGTACTTGTCGAGCAGCTGGTGCCGGGAGTCCACGTAGGACGGGTCCGCCAGGGCCTTGTCGACCTCGAAGTGGTCGCCCCAGCAGGCGAGTTCCAGGCCGTCGTAGCCGAAGTCGCGGGCGAGTCGGCAGACCTCCTCCAGCGGCAGGTCCGCCCACTGTCCGGTGAAGAGCGTGAAGTTGCGTGGCATGGCGCTGCCGGCCTCCTCAGGGGGTGATCGGGGTGTAGACGGAGTTCTTCTCGGCGCTCTCCTCCACGGCGGCGAGCACGCGCTGCACCTGCAGCCCGTCCGCGAAGGAGGGTTCGGGGCCCCGGCCTTCGGCGACGGCGTGCACGAGGTCGCGCGCCTGGTGCACGAAGGTGTGCTCGTAGCCGAGTCCGTGGCCCGGCGGCCACCAGGCGTCCAGGTAGGGGTGTCCGGGTTCGGTGACCAGGATCCGGCGGAACCCGGCGTGCTCCCCGGGCTCGGTGCCGTCGTGGTAGGACAGCTCGTTGAGCCGTTCCAGGTCGAAGGCGAGTGAGCCGCGCTCGCCGTTGAGTTCGATGCGCAGGGCGTTCTTGCGGCCGGTGGCGTAGCGGGTGGCCTCGAAGGAGACCAGGGCCCCGGAGGTGAGGCGGCCGGTGAACACGGCGGCGTCGTCGACGGTCACCTGCCCCGTCACCCCGTCCGCCGGACCCGCGGACAGACCCCGGGGCGCGCCGGCGGGCAGCGGGCGTTCCCGTACGAAGGTCTCGGTGAGGGCGGAGACGCCCGCGATCCGCTCGCCCGACAGGTACTGGGCGAGGTCGACGATGTGGGCGCCCAGGTCGCCGAGCGCCCCCGACCCGGCCAGCTCCTTGCGCAGCCGCCAGGTGAGCGGTGACTTCGGGTCGACCAGCCAGTCCTGGAGGTAGGTCACCCGCAGGTGCCGCAGCCGGCCGACGCGGCCCTCGGCGACCATCCGCCGGGCCAGCGCGGTGGCGGGAACCCGGCGGTAGTTGAAGCCGACCATCGCCAGCTGGCCCCGGGCCGCGGCCTCGTCGGCGGCGCGGGTCATCGCCTGCGCCTCCTCGACGGTGTTGGCCAGCGGCTTCTCGCACAGCACGTGCTTTCCGGCGGCGAGCGCGGCCAGCGCGATCTCGGCGTGGCTGTCGCCGGGGGTGCAGATGTCGACGAGGTCGATGTCGTCCCGTTCGACCAGGGTCCGCCAGTCGGTCTCGGTGCTCGCCCAGCCGTGCCGGTCGGCCGCCAGGCGGACGGCGTCGGCGTCCCGCCCGCAGATCGCGGCCAGCACCGGGTTCAGCGGCAGGTCGAAGACCCGGCCGGCGGTGCGCCAGCCCTGGGAGTGGGCGGCCCCCATGAAGGCGTAGCCGACCATGCCGACCCGCAGGGGCGGTCTGGTCGCGGACGCCCCCGTCGCCGCCCCGGCCCCGGTATCGGTCCCGGCACCGGTCCCGGTATCGGTCCCGCTGTCGGTCCCGGCGGCTGCCTCCTCGGCGCCGGCCCCCTCGGGCTGCTGCGGCTGTCCCATGCGGATGTCCTCCTCGTCGTGGTGGCGCGGTGGGGTGGGCCCCGCCCCGGCGGCGGCTGGTCAGGCCGCTGCCGGAGCGGCAGCCCTCACTTGAAGCCCGTGGACATGTACTGGTCGACGTTGTCCTTGTCGACGACGGCCGAGTAGCAGGTGACGGTCGAGGGGATCTCGAACTCGGCGAGACCGCTGACGCCCTTGCCCTGCCCGAGGGCGCGGGCCAGGTCGATCGCGGAGGCGGCCATGGTCGGCGGGTAGAGCACCGTCGCCTTGAGTACGCCGCTGTCGGCCTTGATGGCCTGGAAGGCGGAGAGCGCGCCCGCGCCGCCGACCATCAGGAAGTCGTCGCGACCGGCCTGCTCGATGGCGCGCAGCGCGCCCACGCCCTGGTCGTCGTCGTGGTTCCACAGGGCGTCGAAGTCCGACTGGGCCTGGAGCAGCTGGGCCATCTTGGCCTGGCCGGACTCGACGGTGAACTCGGCGGCCTGGCGGGCCACCTTCTTGATGTTCGGGTAGTTCTTCAGGCCGTCGTCGAAGCCCTGGGTGCGCTGCTGGGTCAGTTCCAGGTTGTCGATGCCGGCCAGCTCGATGACCTTGGCGTCCGACTTGTCCTTGAGCTTCTCGCCGATGTAGTGGGCGGCGTTGAGACCCATGCCGTAGTTGTCGCCGCCGACCCAGCAGCGGTAGGCCTGGGGGCTGTTGAAGATCCGGTCGAGGTTGACGACCGGGATGCCCGCCCGCATCGCCTTCAGACCGACCTGGGTGAGGGCCTTGCCGTCGGCCGGCAGGATGACCAGGACGTCGACCTTCTTGTTGATGAGGGTCTCGATCTGGCCGATCTGCTGCGCGGTGTCGTTGGAGCCCTCGGTGATCTCCATGGTGATCTCGGAGTACTTCTCGGCGCGCTTCTTGGCCTGCTCGTTGACGGCGTTGAGCCAGCCGTGGTCGGCCTGCGGGCCGGCGTAGCCGATGGTGACCGGCTTGCCGGGCTTGTCGTCGGCGGCCGGCTGGGTGTCCGCGGCGGCCTTGTCGTCGCCGCCGTCGGGGTCGTTGCTGGTGCACCCGGCGAGGACGGCACCGGCGGACACGGCGGCGGCCCCGAAGAGCATCCCTCTGCGACTCGTGAGCTTCGTCATGACGGTGAACCCTTTCCTCAATGCGTGCTTGCGGTACGGCGCTGGACCAGCACGGCGGCGACGATGATCGCGCCCTTGGCGATCTGCTGGACGTCGCTCTGCAGGTTGTTCAGGGCGAAGATGTTGGTGATCGTGGTGAAGATCAGGACGCCGAGCACGGAGCCGAGGATGTGGCCCCGGCCGCCGGTCAGCAGCGTTCCGCCGATGATCGCGGCGGCGATGGCGTCGAGTTCGTAGAGGTTGCCGTTGGTGTTCTGGCCGGAGCCGGCGAGGGCCACCAGCAGGAAGGCGGCGATGCCGCAGCACAGCCCGGACAGCAGGTAGAGGTAGAGCCGCTGGCGGCGGACGTCGATGCCGGCCAGCCGGGCGGCCTCGGCGTTGCCGCCGACGGCGACGGTGCGGCGGCCGAAGGTGGTCCGGTTCAGGACCAGCCAGCCGACGACGGTGACGGCCGCGAAGACCAGCACCAGCGGCGGTATGCCGAGCACGTACGAGTCGCGCTCGGCGAGGTCGAGGACGCTCGGGACGGTGACGACCTGGGTGCGGCCGTCGGTGATCTGGAGCGCGAGTCCGCGCGCCGAGGCCAGCATCGCCAGGGTGGCGATGAAGGGGACCATCCCGCCGAAGGAGATGAGCAGGCCGTTGACCAGGCCGCAGCCGACACCGACCACGATCGCCGTGAAGAGGATGCCGGCGAAGCCGTACTCCTGGGTGGCCACCGTGGTCGCCCACACCGAGGAGAGGGCGACGATGGCGCCGACCGACAGGTCGATGCCGCCGGAGATGATCACGAAGGTGACACCGACGGTGACGATGCCGATCACCGACGCCTGGGTGAGCACCAGTTGCAGGTTGCGGGTGTCGAGGAACGCGTCGGGCTGGGTGATGCCGCCGATGAGGACGAGGGCGGCGAGCACACCGAGCAGGGTGAGGGTGCGGACGTCGGCGCGGCCCAACCGGACCCG encodes the following:
- a CDS encoding substrate-binding domain-containing protein → MTKLTSRRGMLFGAAAVSAGAVLAGCTSNDPDGGDDKAAADTQPAADDKPGKPVTIGYAGPQADHGWLNAVNEQAKKRAEKYSEITMEITEGSNDTAQQIGQIETLINKKVDVLVILPADGKALTQVGLKAMRAGIPVVNLDRIFNSPQAYRCWVGGDNYGMGLNAAHYIGEKLKDKSDAKVIELAGIDNLELTQQRTQGFDDGLKNYPNIKKVARQAAEFTVESGQAKMAQLLQAQSDFDALWNHDDDQGVGALRAIEQAGRDDFLMVGGAGALSAFQAIKADSGVLKATVLYPPTMAASAIDLARALGQGKGVSGLAEFEIPSTVTCYSAVVDKDNVDQYMSTGFK
- a CDS encoding ABC transporter permease, with product MTQHVSPPRGSTDKAAPVEGPPAWRVRLGRADVRTLTLLGVLAALVLIGGITQPDAFLDTRNLQLVLTQASVIGIVTVGVTFVIISGGIDLSVGAIVALSSVWATTVATQEYGFAGILFTAIVVGVGCGLVNGLLISFGGMVPFIATLAMLASARGLALQITDGRTQVVTVPSVLDLAERDSYVLGIPPLVLVFAAVTVVGWLVLNRTTFGRRTVAVGGNAEAARLAGIDVRRQRLYLYLLSGLCCGIAAFLLVALAGSGQNTNGNLYELDAIAAAIIGGTLLTGGRGHILGSVLGVLIFTTITNIFALNNLQSDVQQIAKGAIIVAAVLVQRRTASTH